Proteins from a single region of Erythrobacter sp.:
- the typA gene encoding translational GTPase TypA → MSSSLRNIAIIAHVDHGKTTLVDQLFRQSGTFRENQRVEERAMDSGDLEKERGITILAKCTSVEWEHDGATTRINIVDTPGHADFGAEVERILSMVDGVILLVDSAEGAMPQTKFVTGKALALGLKPIVVVNKIDRPDGRPQEVLDEVFDLFVSLDANDEQLDFPVLYASGREGYASEDMDAREGTLAPLFNKVIEHVPSPGLDPDAKFAFLATLLDRDNFMGRVLTGRVQSGTIKVNDPIHAIDMDGKVIETGRATKLMSFDGLERVPVEIARAGDIIALAGLEKATVANTICDPSVTDPIAAQPIDPPTLAMRFSVNDSPLAGREGSKVTSRIIRDRLLREAETNVAIRVTESEDKDAYEVAGRGELQLGVLIETMRREGFELGISRPRVLFREEDGKRMEPYETVVIDVDDEHSGTVVEKMQRRKADLAEMRPSGQGKTRITFSAPSRGLIGYHGEFLSDTRGTGIMNRLFEKYGPYKGPIEGRINGVLISNSDGDAVAYALNMLEERGELFISPQMKVYEGMVIGENAKTDDLEVNPLRAKQLSNVRSSGKDDAIRLTPPRRMSLEQAIAYIDDDEMVEVTPQSIRLRKAILCPHERKKARRKKDD, encoded by the coding sequence ATGTCCTCCTCGCTGAGAAATATCGCGATCATCGCCCACGTTGACCACGGCAAGACCACGCTGGTTGACCAGTTGTTCCGCCAGTCAGGCACCTTCCGCGAAAACCAGCGCGTGGAAGAGCGCGCGATGGATTCGGGCGATCTCGAAAAGGAACGCGGGATCACCATTCTCGCCAAGTGCACCAGCGTCGAGTGGGAACATGACGGCGCCACCACCCGCATCAACATCGTCGACACCCCCGGGCACGCCGACTTCGGCGCCGAGGTGGAACGCATCCTCTCGATGGTCGACGGGGTGATCCTGCTGGTCGACAGCGCGGAAGGCGCGATGCCGCAGACCAAGTTCGTGACCGGCAAGGCGCTGGCGCTGGGCCTCAAGCCGATCGTCGTCGTCAACAAGATCGACCGCCCGGACGGGCGTCCGCAGGAAGTGCTGGACGAAGTGTTCGACCTGTTCGTCAGCCTCGATGCCAATGACGAACAGCTCGATTTCCCGGTGCTCTACGCCTCGGGCCGCGAAGGCTATGCGAGCGAGGACATGGATGCGCGCGAAGGCACCCTTGCCCCGCTGTTCAACAAGGTGATCGAGCACGTCCCCTCGCCCGGCCTCGATCCGGACGCCAAGTTCGCATTCCTTGCCACCCTGCTTGATCGCGACAACTTCATGGGCCGCGTGCTCACCGGCCGCGTCCAGTCGGGCACGATCAAGGTCAATGATCCGATCCACGCGATCGACATGGACGGCAAGGTGATCGAAACCGGCCGCGCCACCAAGCTGATGAGCTTCGACGGGCTCGAGCGCGTTCCGGTGGAAATCGCGCGTGCGGGCGATATCATCGCGCTCGCCGGCCTCGAAAAGGCGACCGTCGCCAACACCATCTGCGATCCCAGCGTCACCGATCCGATCGCCGCCCAGCCGATCGACCCGCCGACGCTCGCCATGCGTTTCTCGGTCAACGATTCGCCGCTCGCGGGCCGCGAGGGCAGCAAGGTGACCAGCCGCATCATTCGCGACCGCCTGCTGCGCGAGGCTGAAACCAACGTCGCGATCCGCGTCACGGAGTCCGAAGACAAGGACGCCTACGAAGTCGCCGGCCGCGGCGAACTGCAGCTTGGCGTGCTGATCGAAACGATGCGCCGCGAAGGCTTCGAACTCGGCATTTCGCGCCCCCGCGTGCTGTTCCGCGAAGAAGACGGCAAGCGCATGGAGCCCTACGAGACCGTCGTGATCGACGTGGATGACGAACACTCGGGCACGGTTGTCGAGAAGATGCAGCGCCGCAAGGCAGACCTTGCCGAAATGCGCCCCTCTGGCCAGGGCAAGACCCGCATCACCTTCTCGGCCCCCTCGCGCGGGCTGATCGGCTATCACGGCGAATTCCTGTCGGACACGCGCGGCACCGGGATCATGAACCGCCTGTTCGAGAAGTACGGCCCCTACAAGGGCCCGATCGAAGGCCGCATCAACGGCGTGCTGATCTCGAACTCGGATGGCGATGCGGTCGCCTATGCGCTCAACATGCTGGAAGAACGCGGCGAATTGTTCATCTCGCCGCAGATGAAGGTCTATGAGGGCATGGTCATCGGCGAGAACGCCAAGACCGATGATCTCGAAGTCAATCCGCTGCGCGCCAAGCAGCTCAGCAACGTGCGTTCGTCGGGCAAGGATGATGCGATCCGCCTCACCCCGCCGCGCCGCATGAGCCTCGAACAGGCGATCGCCTATATCGACGATGATGAAATGGTCGAGGTGACCCCGCAGTCGATCCGCCTGCGCAAGGCGATCCTGTGCCCGCACGAACGCAAGAAGGCGCGGCGCAAGAAGGACGATTGA
- the putP gene encoding sodium/proline symporter PutP — protein sequence MNTYTLASLAVYFVLMIGIGIYAWAKTRNTSEGYLLAGRDLSPSVTALSAGASDMSGWLLLGLPGALFASGLVEAWIAIGLTVGAGLNWWIVAPRLREQTERLGNALTIPQFLANRFPAQGTMLRVTSAVIIVGFFTVYTASGMVGGGKLFATAFAGVLPTGGLSDYMFGILITAGIVLIYTTIGGFLAVSLTDFVQGMIMMVALVVMPLVILSGHDSTAPLNLSSVPQEGFLSLTQGATLVGVISAVTWGLGYFGQPHIIVRFMAIDRVENIPRAGIIGMSWMVISLTGAVAVGLAGRAYAEANGIVIEDAETVFIVLANLLFHPAITGFLYAALLAAIMSTISAQLLVSSSSLTEDFYRLFLRRSASEREAVNIGRLCVALVAAAALVIAADPESEVLGLVANAWAGFGAAFGPLILLALLWRGMTGAGAVAGLVTGAGVVAGWIAMGWNKAFLGGPGLYEIVPGFVAAFAAIVVVSKLTRPREG from the coding sequence ATGAACACCTACACCCTCGCCAGCCTCGCCGTCTATTTCGTCCTGATGATCGGGATCGGGATCTACGCCTGGGCGAAGACCCGCAACACCTCCGAAGGCTATCTGCTCGCCGGGCGCGACCTTTCGCCTTCGGTGACAGCCTTGAGCGCGGGGGCGTCCGACATGTCCGGCTGGCTGCTGCTGGGCCTGCCGGGCGCGCTGTTTGCGAGCGGGCTGGTGGAGGCGTGGATCGCCATCGGGCTGACCGTCGGCGCGGGCCTCAACTGGTGGATCGTCGCTCCGCGCCTGCGCGAACAGACCGAGCGGCTCGGCAATGCGCTGACCATCCCGCAATTCCTTGCCAACCGCTTCCCCGCACAGGGCACGATGCTGCGGGTCACCTCGGCGGTGATCATCGTCGGCTTCTTCACGGTCTACACCGCCTCCGGCATGGTCGGCGGAGGCAAGCTGTTCGCGACCGCCTTTGCCGGCGTACTGCCGACGGGCGGGCTGTCCGACTACATGTTCGGCATTCTCATCACCGCCGGGATCGTGCTGATCTACACCACGATCGGCGGGTTCCTCGCGGTGAGCCTCACCGACTTCGTACAGGGTATGATCATGATGGTGGCGCTGGTGGTGATGCCGCTGGTGATCCTTTCGGGCCATGACAGCACCGCCCCGCTCAACCTGTCCTCCGTGCCGCAGGAAGGCTTCCTCAGCCTCACGCAAGGCGCGACGCTGGTGGGCGTGATCAGCGCCGTGACCTGGGGCCTCGGCTATTTCGGCCAGCCGCATATCATCGTGCGCTTCATGGCGATCGACCGCGTCGAAAACATCCCGCGCGCCGGGATCATCGGGATGAGCTGGATGGTGATCTCGCTCACCGGTGCGGTCGCCGTGGGGCTGGCGGGGCGTGCCTATGCCGAGGCCAACGGCATCGTGATCGAGGATGCCGAGACGGTGTTCATCGTTCTCGCCAACCTGCTGTTCCATCCGGCCATCACCGGCTTCCTCTATGCCGCGCTGCTGGCTGCGATCATGAGCACGATTTCCGCGCAGCTGCTGGTGTCCTCCTCCTCGCTGACGGAGGATTTCTACCGCCTGTTCCTGCGCCGCAGCGCGAGCGAACGCGAGGCGGTGAATATCGGGCGGCTGTGCGTTGCGCTGGTCGCCGCGGCCGCGCTGGTGATCGCTGCCGATCCGGAAAGCGAGGTGCTCGGTCTGGTCGCCAACGCATGGGCAGGCTTCGGCGCGGCCTTCGGCCCGCTGATCCTGCTGGCGCTGCTGTGGCGCGGGATGACCGGCGCAGGCGCAGTGGCCGGTCTGGTGACCGGCGCGGGCGTGGTAGCGGGCTGGATCGCGATGGGCTGGAACAAGGCCTTTCTGGGCGGCCCGGGGCTCTACGAGATCGTCCCCGGCTTCGTCGCCGCCTTTGCCGCCATCGTGGTGGTGAGCAAACTGACCCGCCCGCGCGAGGGCTGA
- a CDS encoding VOC family protein — protein sequence MASDRQPRVTGPRVTGLGGVFYVVKDPAATRAWYRDVLGVDGEYGPQLDWAAEPRQHPYSLISHFADDSYIRPGSGGFMINLRVDDLDGFVAGLKARGIAILGEADEGYGKFAWLLDPDGVKIELWEQIEDAQP from the coding sequence ATGGCTTCAGACAGGCAACCGCGCGTCACCGGACCCAGAGTTACAGGATTGGGCGGGGTGTTCTATGTGGTGAAGGACCCGGCGGCGACGCGCGCGTGGTATCGCGATGTGCTGGGGGTGGACGGCGAATATGGCCCGCAGCTCGATTGGGCCGCAGAGCCGCGCCAGCATCCCTATTCGCTGATCAGCCACTTTGCAGATGATAGCTATATCCGGCCCGGCAGCGGCGGCTTCATGATCAACCTGCGCGTCGATGATCTGGACGGCTTCGTCGCCGGATTGAAAGCGCGCGGGATCGCCATTCTGGGCGAGGCGGACGAGGGCTATGGAAAGTTTGCCTGGCTGCTCGATCCCGACGGAGTGAAGATCGAGCTGTGGGAGCAGATCGAGGACGCCCAGCCCTAG
- a CDS encoding extensin family protein gives MRARDHLRGLTILAGALVLGACGSLVPGGSSGAGPGTASASNGGTAARPATRVTSAPQSYAVNAQDRSCLADLGASGARFEPLPDTYAAPGCNKLGTVQLSALAGDRSQFGVSNLGPVQCSVAKAFGDWARFGVDRAARQILGSPIAKIETMGSYSCRNVAGSERRSAHARAEAIDVSAFVLADGRRIILKRDWQGGDADTREFLRVVHKSACKRFGTVLGPEYNAAHEDHFHLEGSGGTTFCR, from the coding sequence ATGAGAGCAAGGGACCATCTTCGCGGATTGACCATTCTCGCCGGCGCGCTGGTGCTGGGGGCTTGCGGCTCGCTGGTGCCGGGGGGCAGCAGCGGCGCAGGCCCGGGGACGGCCAGCGCTTCGAACGGCGGCACCGCAGCGCGGCCTGCAACCCGCGTCACCTCGGCCCCGCAAAGCTATGCCGTGAACGCACAGGACCGCAGCTGCCTTGCAGATCTGGGCGCGAGCGGCGCGCGATTCGAGCCTTTGCCCGATACCTATGCCGCCCCGGGGTGCAACAAGCTCGGCACGGTGCAGCTTTCCGCGCTGGCAGGGGATCGTTCGCAATTCGGGGTCAGCAACCTTGGCCCGGTGCAATGCAGCGTCGCCAAGGCGTTCGGCGACTGGGCCCGCTTCGGCGTTGATCGTGCCGCGCGCCAGATCCTCGGCAGCCCGATCGCCAAGATCGAGACCATGGGCTCCTATTCCTGCCGCAATGTCGCAGGCAGTGAGCGGCGTTCTGCCCATGCGCGGGCCGAGGCCATCGACGTCTCGGCTTTCGTGCTCGCCGATGGCCGCCGCATCATCCTGAAGCGCGATTGGCAGGGCGGCGATGCAGACACGCGCGAATTCCTGCGGGTGGTGCACAAGAGCGCATGCAAGCGCTTCGGCACGGTGCTCGGCCCGGAATACAACGCCGCGCACGAGGATCACTTCCATCTCGAAGGCAGCGGCGGCACCACCTTCTGCCGCTGA
- a CDS encoding response regulator transcription factor: MTRKASLHFIDSCSRQRAELARVGFALGHHCEVYGDLSELSVHPPREGIIIARDTAEEGGVGMILDRLSRLGIWLPLIAVDVQPRPGRIVEAIKSGALDYLALPLDPERFTRCLTRIGKEAEQFGAARRRMIEARDRISTLSAREREVLDWLAEGSSNKAIARELDISPRTVEIHRANMMNKLGARHAAEAVRLRLEAKLEPKLRA, encoded by the coding sequence ATGACACGCAAAGCATCCCTCCACTTCATCGATTCCTGCAGCCGCCAGCGGGCCGAACTGGCGCGTGTGGGTTTTGCCCTGGGCCATCATTGCGAGGTCTATGGCGATCTGTCGGAGCTGTCGGTCCACCCGCCGCGCGAAGGCATCATCATCGCGCGCGACACGGCCGAGGAAGGCGGCGTCGGCATGATCCTCGATCGGCTCAGCCGGCTGGGCATCTGGCTGCCGCTGATCGCGGTCGATGTGCAGCCACGCCCGGGCCGCATTGTCGAAGCGATCAAGTCCGGTGCGCTCGATTATCTCGCTCTGCCGCTCGATCCGGAGCGTTTCACCCGCTGTCTCACCCGCATCGGCAAGGAAGCCGAACAATTCGGTGCCGCCCGCCGCCGCATGATCGAAGCGCGGGACAGGATTTCCACCCTCTCGGCGCGCGAGCGCGAGGTGCTCGACTGGCTGGCCGAGGGCAGCAGCAACAAGGCGATCGCGCGCGAACTCGATATCAGTCCGCGCACGGTCGAAATCCACCGCGCCAACATGATGAACAAGCTGGGCGCACGCCACGCGGCGGAAGCCGTGCGGCTGCGACTGGAAGCGAAGCTGGAACCGAAATTACGGGCCTAG
- a CDS encoding proteasome-type protease, with protein MTYCVGMVLDKGLVLMSDTRTNSGVDNISTFRKLFHWSVPGERMIAVMTAGNLATTQAVISQLEERTKAPSERENTLLKGPTMFQVATEIGRLLRTTIETAQTENGDNGKGRFTATMILAGQIAGMQPRLFMIYPEGNFIEASWDTPFFQIGETKYGRPILIRGYDRAMSFEDAVKLMMVSFDSTLKANLSVGLPLDLLVIGKDAFAPSHEHRVTADDPYFTTISSGWGDALRSAFHSLPAYSFGSKD; from the coding sequence ATGACCTATTGCGTTGGCATGGTGCTCGACAAGGGGCTGGTGCTGATGAGCGACACCCGCACCAATTCGGGCGTCGACAACATCTCCACCTTCCGCAAGCTGTTCCACTGGAGCGTGCCGGGCGAGCGCATGATCGCGGTGATGACCGCGGGCAATCTTGCCACCACGCAGGCGGTCATCAGCCAGCTCGAAGAGCGCACCAAGGCCCCCTCCGAGCGCGAGAACACCCTGCTCAAGGGCCCGACCATGTTCCAGGTGGCCACCGAGATCGGCCGGCTGCTGCGCACCACCATCGAAACCGCGCAGACCGAGAACGGCGACAACGGCAAGGGCCGCTTCACCGCCACCATGATCCTCGCCGGGCAGATCGCGGGGATGCAGCCGCGCCTGTTCATGATCTATCCCGAAGGCAATTTCATCGAAGCCAGCTGGGACACGCCCTTCTTCCAGATCGGCGAGACCAAGTATGGCCGCCCGATCCTGATCCGCGGCTATGACCGGGCCATGAGCTTCGAGGATGCGGTGAAGCTGATGATGGTGAGCTTCGATTCAACGCTCAAGGCCAATCTATCGGTCGGCCTGCCGCTCGATCTGCTGGTGATCGGCAAGGATGCCTTCGCGCCCAGCCACGAACATCGGGTGACAGCGGACGATCCCTATTTCACCACGATCTCGTCAGGTTGGGGGGACGCGCTGCGATCGGCCTTCCACTCGCTGCCGGCTTACAGTTTCGGCTCCAAAGACTAA
- a CDS encoding transglutaminase family protein — MRLSIRHTTHYAFAGPVMHALQRLRLTPKETQGQRIIEWQMRFENAHLELEYDDQHFNHVTLVGVNPGAREVTVTCEGVVETEDNAGVIGRHSGHLPLWSFLRQTPLTRPGARLRALLREVPGGAAGEARLDFLHALSGLIRERIAYETGRTHAATTAEEAVQHGYGVCQDHAHIFIGAARASGIPARYVSGYLMMDDRIEQEATHAWAEAHVEGLGWVGFDVSNGISPDPRYVRVATGCDYRDAAPVTGISFGGMEEVLRVDVAVAPHALSEQQQSQTGQ, encoded by the coding sequence ATGCGACTTTCGATCCGGCACACCACCCATTACGCCTTCGCCGGGCCGGTGATGCACGCGCTCCAGCGGCTGCGGCTGACGCCCAAGGAAACGCAGGGCCAGCGCATCATCGAATGGCAGATGCGCTTCGAGAATGCCCATCTCGAACTGGAATATGACGATCAGCACTTCAACCATGTCACGCTGGTGGGGGTGAACCCCGGCGCGCGCGAGGTGACGGTGACCTGCGAGGGCGTGGTCGAGACCGAGGACAATGCCGGGGTGATCGGCCGCCATTCGGGCCACCTGCCCTTGTGGAGCTTCCTGCGCCAGACCCCGTTGACGCGTCCCGGCGCTCGCTTGCGCGCCCTGCTGCGCGAGGTTCCGGGCGGGGCGGCGGGTGAGGCGCGGCTCGATTTTCTTCACGCGCTGTCCGGCCTGATCCGCGAACGTATCGCCTATGAAACGGGTCGCACCCATGCTGCCACCACGGCCGAGGAAGCGGTTCAGCACGGCTACGGCGTGTGTCAGGACCACGCGCATATCTTCATCGGCGCCGCGCGGGCGAGCGGCATCCCCGCGCGCTATGTCAGCGGCTACCTGATGATGGATGACCGGATCGAGCAGGAAGCCACCCACGCCTGGGCCGAAGCCCATGTCGAAGGGCTGGGCTGGGTCGGCTTCGATGTTTCCAACGGCATCAGTCCTGATCCGCGCTATGTCCGTGTCGCCACAGGGTGCGATTATCGCGACGCTGCACCTGTCACCGGCATCAGCTTTGGCGGGATGGAGGAAGTGCTGCGGGTCGATGTCGCGGTCGCGCCCCACGCGCTGAGCGAGCAGCAGCAGAGCCAGACCGGACAATAG
- a CDS encoding alpha-E domain-containing protein, with product MLGRTANGLFWMFRYLERAENTARLLEAALRMALTRDVVTAEAEWRSVIGTLGLSHAYEAAHDSYDGVSVWNFVLRGPSNPGNVRAMMGAVRSNAREARINISSDVWEAVNANWMKLDKLLARPVGPTMVGEVLAAIRQAGTQVHGAFDGSMLRDEGYHFSRAGTFIERADSTARILDMKYFLLLPSLSYVGSSLDTGQWEQVLRSVAGARVYSWLNAGQIEARGIVEFLVLDDRFPRSLAFCRKALRENIAALARMHGAEGRCNALMHEADSGMAQLTVDQIFDAGLHEFLVDFLARNGALAQAIADDYRFHA from the coding sequence ATGCTGGGTAGAACCGCAAATGGCCTGTTCTGGATGTTCCGCTATCTCGAGCGGGCGGAGAACACGGCGCGCCTGCTCGAAGCGGCGCTGCGCATGGCGCTGACCCGCGATGTGGTGACCGCCGAGGCCGAATGGCGCTCGGTCATCGGGACGCTCGGCCTCAGCCACGCCTACGAGGCAGCGCATGACAGCTATGACGGCGTGTCGGTGTGGAACTTCGTGCTGCGCGGGCCTTCGAACCCGGGCAATGTCCGCGCGATGATGGGGGCGGTGCGCTCCAATGCGCGCGAAGCCCGCATCAACATCTCCTCGGATGTGTGGGAAGCGGTCAACGCCAACTGGATGAAGCTCGACAAGCTGCTCGCCCGCCCGGTCGGCCCGACCATGGTGGGCGAGGTGCTGGCCGCGATCCGGCAGGCGGGAACGCAGGTGCACGGCGCCTTCGACGGATCGATGCTGCGCGACGAGGGCTATCACTTCAGCCGCGCCGGCACCTTCATCGAACGCGCCGACAGCACCGCGCGCATCCTCGACATGAAGTATTTCCTGCTGCTGCCCTCGCTCTCCTATGTCGGGTCGAGCCTCGATACCGGGCAGTGGGAACAGGTGCTGCGCTCGGTCGCGGGGGCGCGGGTCTATTCCTGGCTCAACGCCGGGCAGATCGAGGCGCGCGGGATCGTCGAGTTTCTGGTGCTGGATGATCGCTTCCCCAGAAGCCTTGCCTTCTGCCGCAAGGCCCTGCGTGAAAACATCGCCGCGCTCGCCCGGATGCACGGGGCAGAGGGGCGCTGCAACGCCCTCATGCACGAGGCCGACAGCGGCATGGCGCAGCTGACGGTGGACCAGATCTTCGATGCGGGGCTGCACGAATTCCTCGTCGATTTCCTCGCCCGCAACGGCGCGCTCGCCCAGGCGATCGCCGATGATTACCGGTTCCACGCATGA
- a CDS encoding circularly permuted type 2 ATP-grasp protein has product MSAGGSNFDEMFDAGGQTRPAYAEYGRWFNEQPAEFLKRKDREADDTFRRTGITFNVYGENEAEERLIPFDMVPRIITASEWRKLSKGIEQRVRALNSFLYDLYHRQEIVRAGRLPERLLRGNEAWLANMVGFTPPGGIYTHIVGIDLVRTGPDEFFVLEDNARTPSGVSYMLENRETMMAMFPDLFSRIGVESVSNYPRRLARSLAACVPPAFTGGKPTVAVLTPGIYNSAYFEHAFLADQMGAELVEGSDLRVVGGRVQMRTTRGYKPIDVLYRRVDDEFLDPLTFNPSSVLGVPGIMDVYRAGGITIANAPGTGVADDKAIYSFMPEIVEFYTGEKPLLPNVQTWRCADKDSLAYVLDNLAELVVKEVHGSGGYGMLIGPTSSKREIAAFREKLVAKPDNYIAQPTLSLSTCPIYTAKGLAPRHVDLRPFVLVSPEGIDITPGGLTRVALKKGSLVVNSSQGGGTKDTWVLKD; this is encoded by the coding sequence ATGAGCGCGGGCGGCAGCAATTTTGACGAGATGTTCGATGCTGGCGGCCAGACCCGGCCGGCCTACGCCGAGTATGGTCGCTGGTTCAATGAACAGCCCGCCGAATTCCTGAAGCGCAAGGATCGCGAGGCGGATGATACCTTCCGCCGCACCGGCATCACCTTCAATGTCTATGGCGAGAACGAGGCCGAAGAACGCCTCATCCCCTTCGACATGGTCCCGCGCATCATCACCGCGTCGGAATGGCGCAAGCTCTCCAAGGGCATCGAGCAGCGCGTGCGCGCGCTCAATTCCTTCCTCTATGACCTCTACCACCGGCAGGAGATCGTGCGCGCGGGCCGCCTGCCTGAGCGCCTGCTGCGCGGCAACGAGGCGTGGCTCGCCAACATGGTGGGCTTTACCCCTCCGGGCGGCATCTACACCCATATCGTCGGCATCGATCTGGTGCGCACCGGGCCGGACGAATTCTTCGTGCTGGAAGATAATGCGCGCACGCCCTCGGGGGTCTCCTACATGCTGGAGAACCGCGAGACGATGATGGCGATGTTCCCCGATCTGTTCAGCCGGATCGGGGTGGAGAGCGTTTCCAACTATCCGCGCCGCCTCGCGCGCAGCCTTGCCGCCTGCGTCCCGCCCGCCTTTACCGGCGGCAAGCCGACGGTCGCGGTGCTGACGCCGGGGATCTACAACTCGGCCTATTTCGAACACGCCTTCCTCGCCGACCAGATGGGGGCAGAGCTGGTCGAGGGGAGCGATCTGCGCGTGGTGGGTGGCCGCGTGCAGATGCGCACCACCCGCGGCTACAAGCCGATCGACGTGCTCTATCGCCGCGTCGATGACGAATTCCTCGATCCGCTCACCTTCAATCCCAGCTCTGTGCTGGGCGTGCCGGGGATCATGGACGTCTACCGCGCGGGCGGAATCACCATCGCCAATGCGCCCGGCACCGGGGTGGCGGACGACAAGGCGATCTATTCCTTCATGCCCGAGATCGTCGAGTTCTACACCGGCGAGAAACCGCTCCTTCCCAATGTCCAGACATGGCGCTGCGCCGACAAGGACAGCCTTGCCTATGTGCTCGACAATCTGGCCGAACTGGTGGTGAAGGAAGTCCACGGATCGGGCGGCTACGGGATGCTGATCGGGCCGACGTCGTCGAAGCGCGAGATCGCCGCCTTCCGCGAGAAGCTGGTCGCCAAGCCTGACAATTACATCGCCCAGCCCACGCTCTCGCTCTCGACCTGCCCGATCTACACCGCCAAGGGTCTTGCCCCGCGCCATGTCGATCTGCGGCCCTTCGTGCTGGTCAGCCCCGAAGGCATCGACATCACGCCCGGCGGGCTCACTCGCGTTGCGCTCAAGAAGGGATCGCTGGTGGTCAACTCCAGTCAGGGAGGCGGCACCAAGGATACCTGGGTGCTGAAGGACTGA
- a CDS encoding esterase/lipase family protein, whose translation MIQPRLIPEKPRLPAPLIAAGTQARQAYQSSAFARRVALAREDCPEEYQAGKPALARMLGEAQVLLEPWRRPRRKLDIPQTANPQMVMILPGFATHPVRMRYLAQALEAAGHRTKRWGLGFNWGPDEERFEMLEARLASLHARHGGPVVLLGWSLGGLFARELAKRNPDAVAKVITMGSPFSGSPRANNVWRAYQFITGHSVDAPPVVADLAAKPPAETVALWSPNDGAIAPRCAAGRPGERDRAIALRCTHIGFTYDPGVISTVLEELETTQP comes from the coding sequence ATGATCCAGCCCCGCCTCATCCCTGAAAAGCCCCGACTGCCTGCCCCGCTGATCGCAGCCGGTACGCAGGCGCGTCAGGCCTATCAGTCGAGCGCCTTTGCCCGCCGCGTGGCCTTGGCGCGCGAGGATTGCCCGGAGGAATACCAGGCCGGAAAGCCAGCGCTGGCGCGGATGCTGGGCGAAGCGCAGGTGCTGCTCGAACCCTGGCGCCGTCCGCGCCGCAAGCTCGATATTCCCCAGACTGCCAATCCGCAGATGGTGATGATCCTCCCCGGCTTTGCCACCCATCCGGTGCGCATGCGCTATCTGGCACAGGCGCTAGAGGCGGCGGGGCATCGCACCAAGCGCTGGGGGCTGGGCTTCAACTGGGGTCCGGACGAGGAGCGTTTCGAGATGCTCGAAGCGCGGCTCGCGAGCCTCCATGCGCGCCATGGCGGTCCGGTGGTGCTGCTCGGCTGGAGCCTTGGTGGGCTGTTCGCGCGCGAACTTGCCAAGCGCAATCCGGACGCGGTCGCCAAGGTCATCACCATGGGCTCGCCTTTCAGTGGCTCTCCGCGGGCGAACAATGTCTGGCGCGCCTATCAGTTCATCACCGGCCATTCGGTCGACGCCCCGCCGGTGGTGGCCGATCTCGCCGCCAAGCCCCCCGCCGAGACCGTGGCGCTGTGGAGCCCCAATGACGGCGCCATCGCCCCGCGCTGCGCTGCCGGCCGCCCGGGCGAACGCGACCGCGCCATCGCGCTGCGCTGCACCCATATCGGCTTCACCTATGATCCCGGCGTGATCAGCACCGTGCTCGAAGAGCTTGAAACCACGCAACCCTGA
- a CDS encoding DUF3617 domain-containing protein, producing the protein MKRIIIAIAATGLLAGCSGGKTDADGDGEVSMKEAATKAEAAGLKPEPGQYKATITMTGIDIPGLPPEMKGHGAGLTTTTEYCLTQEEVDKGFEDMMKRGQNGECAYESFTLDGGKMDAVMVCKSGQGDARMTMSGNVTPTSSDFTATMALDTPDAKGGSMSFAAKHERVGDCPAK; encoded by the coding sequence ATGAAACGGATCATCATCGCAATTGCAGCTACCGGCCTGCTTGCCGGGTGCTCGGGCGGGAAGACCGATGCCGATGGTGACGGCGAGGTCAGCATGAAGGAGGCTGCCACCAAGGCCGAGGCTGCCGGGCTGAAGCCCGAGCCGGGCCAGTACAAGGCCACCATCACCATGACCGGGATCGACATCCCCGGCCTGCCGCCCGAGATGAAGGGGCATGGCGCGGGGCTGACCACCACCACCGAATATTGTCTGACCCAGGAAGAGGTCGACAAGGGCTTCGAGGACATGATGAAGCGCGGCCAGAACGGCGAGTGTGCCTACGAGAGCTTCACCCTTGATGGCGGCAAGATGGACGCTGTGATGGTATGCAAGTCCGGGCAGGGCGATGCGCGCATGACGATGAGCGGCAATGTCACGCCGACCTCGTCCGATTTCACCGCGACCATGGCGCTCGACACGCCGGATGCCAAGGGCGGCTCGATGAGCTTTGCCGCCAAGCACGAACGGGTGGGGGATTGTCCCGCGAAGTGA